One Perca flavescens isolate YP-PL-M2 chromosome 9, PFLA_1.0, whole genome shotgun sequence genomic window carries:
- the lpla gene encoding lipoprotein lipase — MGKNNICFLSVWISLGNIFATFSSDPELTTTVFVNTTVTASPLPTTAEWITDYTDIVSKFSLRTADIPDEDMCYIEAGRPETIKECEFNSETQSFIVIHGWTVTGMFESWVPKLVSALYDREPGANVIVVDWLTRANQHYPNSAADTKLVGRDVAKFVTWLQKELQLPWERIHLLGYSLGAHVAGIAGDLTDHKISRITGLDPAGPTFEDAENQNTLSRDDAQFVDVLHTNTRGSPGRSIGIQRPVGHIDIYPNGGTFQPGCDISNTLMGIALEGLKGLQNMDQLVKCSHERSIHLFIDSLLNTQQQSLAYRCNSREAFNKGLCLSCRKNRCNKLGYNINKVRMTRSVKMYLKTREMMPYKVFHYQVKVHFFSKDPLSFTEQPMKISLYGTHGEKEDISFVLPVLSGNTTLSFLITTDVDIGDLMIVKLRWEKDTLISWSDWWGGGKFHIRKLRIKSGETQSKVIFNAKEGEFAYLVRGGEDGVFVKSKEDKMNRKEKLMHKLKMQGSLFGLNDA, encoded by the exons ATGGGAAAAAATAATATCTGCTTTTTGTCTGTTTGGATAAGTTTGGGAAACATCTTTGCAACTTTTTCTTCTGACCCTGAACTCACCACCACTGTGTTTG TAAACACCACAGTCACCGCTTCTCCCCTGCCGACCACTGCTGAATGGATCACAGACTACACTGACATTGTGTCCAAGTTCTCCCTGCGCACTGCGGACATCCCAGATGAAGACATGTGCTACATTGAGGCCGGCAGGCCAGAGACAATCAAAGAGTGTGAATTCAACTCAGAAACACAGAGCTTCATTGTGATCCATGGCTGGACG GTGACAGGGATGTTTGAGAGCTGGGTGCCCAAACTGGTGTCGGCTCTCTATGATCGTGAGCCCGGTGCCAATGTGATCGTGGTGGACTGGCTGACCCGTGCCAACCAGCACTACCCGAACTCTGCAGCTGACACTAAACTAGTCGGCCGCGACGTGGCCAAGTTTGTTACATGGTTACAG AAAGAGCTACAGCTGCCCTGGGAGAGGATTCATCTCCTGGGATACAGTCTGGGAGCACATGTGGCTGGAATTGCTGGAGACCTCACAGACCATAAAATCAGCAGGATCACAG gtcTGGATCCCGCTGGTCCCACCTTTGAGGACGCAGAAAACCAGAACACCCTATCCCGAGACGATGCCCAGTTTGTGGACGTCCTACACACCAACACCAGGGGCTCCCCGGGCCGCAGCATCGGCATCCAGAGACCTGTGGGCCACATCGACATTTACCCCAACGGAGGCACTTTCCAGCCGGGTTGCGACATCTCAAATACATTGATGGGGATTGCATTGGAAGGCCTCAAGGGCCTCCAAA ATATGGACCAGCTTGTCAAATGTTCCCACGAGCGCTCAATCCATCTGTTCATCGACTCTCTGCTGAACACCCAGCAGCAGAGCTTGGCCTACCGCTGCAACTCCAGAGAGGCCTTCAACAAGGGTCTGTGCCTCAGCTGCAGGAAGAACCGCTGCAACAAGCTGGGCTACAACATCAACAAGGTCCGCATGACCCGCAGCGTCAAGATGTACCTTAAGACTCGTGAAATGATGCCGTACAAAG TTTTCCATTATCAAGTGAAGGTGCATTTCTTCAGCAAGGACCCACTGAGCTTCACCGAGCAGCCAATGAAGATTTCTCTGTATGGAACCCACGGAGAGAAGGAGGACATTTCCTTTGTCCT GCCGGTCCTGAGCGGTAACACCACTTTGTCCTTCCTCATCACCACCGATGTGGACATTGGAGACCTGATGATCGTGAAGCTGCGCTGGGAGAAGGACACACTCATCAGCTGGTCAGACTGGTGGGGCGGTGGAAAGTTCCATATCCGAAAGCTGCGCATTAAGTCCGGGGAGACCCAGTCCAA GGTGATCTTCAACGCGAAGGAAGGAGAGTTTGCTTACCTCGTCAGGGGAGGAGAAGATGGAGTCTTTGTCAAGTCAAAAGAAGACAAAATGAACCGTAAAGAGAAATT GATGCACAAGCTGAAAATGCAGGGCAGTCTTTTTGGGCTGAACGATGCTTGA
- the lpl2a gene encoding lipoprotein lipase gives MKAWRLRFLYFLVLNAAVQYVTSLEEELSDSIFGNFLDPLKDLFDHKDDSNQSVAKFSLRKPSHPDEDLCYIVPGKPDSLATCTFNSTSKTFLVIHGWTLSGMFQSWVAKLVSALYDREQTANVIVVDWLTSAQNHYVVAAQNTKTVGHEIARFIDWIEETTNMPLENIHLIGYSLGAHVAGFAGSHATNKVGRITGLDPAGPDFEGEHAHRRLSPDDAHFVDVLHTFTRGSLGLSIGIQQPVGHVDIYPNGGSFQPGCNLRGALEKIANFGLFAITDAVKCEHERSVHLFIDSLLNEQEAAKAYRCGSNDMFDRGMCLSCRKSRCNAVGYDISKVRKARNVQMYTKTRASMPFRVYHYQLKIHFSSKVNRSEMEPSLTVSLYGTKGEAENLELKLKEKIATNKTHSFLLVTEKDIGDLLMLKFKWEETNGWSASNMLKMVSSWWSGDSDSGNMEVHKIRVRAGETQQKMVFCVKDPEAQKLTQEVTFVKCKDAWRTNLTRTPKRVTLKNH, from the exons ATGAAAGCGTGGCGACTTCGGTTTCTGTACTTTCTGGTGTTGAATGCAGCTGTGCAGTATGTGACGTCTCTGGAAGAAGAGCTCTCCGATTCTATTTTTG GTAACTTCCTCGACCCTCTGAAAGACTTGTTTGACCACAAGGATGACAGCAATCAAAGTGTCGCCAAATTCTCCCTCAGAAAACCATCCCATCCCGATGAGGACCTGTGCTACATCGTTCCAGGCAAACCTGACTCCCTGGCAACCTGCACCTTTAACAGCACCTCCAAAACCTTCCTGGTAATCCACGGATGGACG TTGAGTGGGATGTTTCAAAGCTGGGTGGCGAAGCTGGTATCAGCGCTGTACGACAGAGAGCAGACGGCCAACGTCATTGTGGTGGACTGGCTTACCTCGGCACAGAACCACTATGTAGTTGCAGCTCAGAACACCAAAACAGTGGGACACGAGATCGCTCGCTTCATCGATTGGATTGAG GAAACCACCAACATGCCTCTAGAGAACATCCACCTGATTGGCTACAGCCTCGGGGCTCATGTGGCAGGATTTGCTGGAAGCCACGCAACTAATAAAGTTGGAAGAAtaactg GTCTGGACCCAGCTGGTCCTGACTTTGAGGGAGAGCATGCACACAGGCGTCTGTCCCCGGATGACGCTCACTTTGTGGACGTCCTCCACACCTTCACACGGGGCTCCCTGGGTCTCAGCATCGGGATCCAGCAGCCTGTTGGCCACGTAGACATTTACCCAAACGGCGGCAGCTTCCAGCCTGGCTGCAACCTCAGGGGGGCCCTGGAGAAGATCGCTAACTTTGGGTTATTTG CTATTACTGATGCAGTGAAGTGTGAACACGAGCGCTCTGTCCACCTGTTCATCGACTCTCTGCTGAACGAGCAGGAAGCAGCCAAGGCCTACAGATGCGGCAGCAACGACATGTTTGACCGTGGCATGTGTCTCAGTTGCCGCAAAAGCCGCTGTAACGCAGTGGGCTACGACATCAGCAAGGTCCGCAAGGCGCGCAACGTTCAGATGTACACCAAAACACGAGCCTCCATGCCTTTCAGAG TTTACCACTATCAACTGAAGATCCACTTCTCCAGTAAGGTGAATCGTTCAGAGATGGAGCCgtcactcactgtctcactgtACGGTACAAAAGGAGAGGCTGAAAACCTGGAGCTTAAACT AAAGGAGAAAATAGCGACGAATAAGACCCATTCATTCCTGCTCGTGACAGAGAAAGATATTGGAgatttgttgatgttgaagttTAAATGGGAGGAGACAAACGGTTGGTCAGCCTCCAACATGTTGAAGATGGTTTCCTCTTGGTGGTCTGGTGACTCAGACAGCGGCAACATGGAGGTTCATAAGATCCGCGTCCGAGCAGGCGAGACCCAACAAAA GATGGTGTTCTGTGTAAAAGACCCTGAAGCTCAGAAATTGACACAAGAGGTCACATTTGTTAAATGTAAGGATGCGTGGAGGACGAACCTGACACGAACTCCAAAAAG AGTAACCCTGAAAAACCACTGA